In a genomic window of Lentisphaerota bacterium:
- a CDS encoding MiaB/RimO family radical SAM methylthiotransferase: MRIAIQTFGCRLNQAEADAFASEFAAQGWTVVTDDQDADVVVIHSCAVTCTAEQKGLRLCRRLAGRAPQPFVVLSGCVPEASTPAALAAAGVALIIPRDARDALVARVMRGALAKLGPIDSPSPAPPARPRHRRPFLKVQDGCDFCCTYCIVPRTRGGPVSRPFDACIREAEAHVAAGAREIVIAGCNTACYADAGRRLPDLLLALAGIPGLGRIRIGSIEPGTVERELADLMARTPALCRHLHVPAQSGDDAILRAMGRRATAADYRAAAEYALARVPDLGLGTDIITGFPGETDARFENTRRLVESLPFSNLHVFPYSERPGTPAARLPNPIPPGVRKARAAALIRIGEDQRRRFACSFVGASVTCLVEHFDADGAACGWSGAYLPCRVAGVDRAALGELITFTPAAATGDTLYGRHGLP; the protein is encoded by the coding sequence ATGCGCATCGCCATTCAGACCTTTGGCTGCCGCCTGAACCAGGCGGAGGCTGATGCGTTTGCGTCGGAATTCGCCGCGCAGGGGTGGACGGTGGTCACGGACGATCAGGACGCCGATGTCGTGGTAATCCACTCCTGCGCCGTCACCTGCACCGCCGAGCAGAAGGGCCTCCGCCTCTGCCGCAGGCTCGCAGGCCGCGCGCCGCAGCCGTTCGTGGTTCTCTCTGGCTGCGTCCCTGAAGCATCGACCCCCGCTGCGCTCGCCGCCGCTGGCGTCGCGCTGATCATCCCGCGGGACGCTCGGGATGCGCTGGTCGCGCGCGTGATGCGCGGCGCTCTCGCCAAACTCGGGCCAATCGATTCCCCGTCCCCCGCCCCGCCGGCCAGGCCGCGTCACAGGCGCCCTTTTCTCAAGGTTCAGGACGGCTGCGATTTCTGCTGCACGTACTGCATTGTTCCGCGCACCCGCGGCGGACCGGTGAGCCGTCCGTTCGACGCCTGCATCCGCGAGGCCGAGGCCCATGTCGCCGCAGGCGCGCGCGAGATCGTGATCGCCGGTTGCAACACCGCATGCTACGCCGACGCCGGCCGCCGTCTGCCCGACCTGCTGCTCGCCCTGGCCGGGATTCCGGGCCTCGGGCGCATCCGGATCGGATCGATCGAGCCCGGCACGGTCGAGCGGGAACTCGCCGACCTGATGGCCCGAACCCCGGCCCTCTGCCGTCATCTGCATGTGCCCGCGCAGAGCGGCGACGACGCGATCCTCCGTGCCATGGGGCGTCGCGCCACCGCCGCCGACTACCGCGCGGCCGCCGAATACGCGCTGGCCCGCGTCCCCGACCTCGGCCTCGGCACCGACATCATCACCGGCTTTCCCGGCGAGACCGACGCCCGGTTTGAGAACACCCGTCGCCTGGTCGAATCCCTCCCCTTCTCCAACCTCCACGTCTTCCCCTACAGCGAGCGGCCGGGAACTCCCGCCGCGCGCCTGCCCAACCCGATTCCGCCGGGCGTGCGCAAAGCCCGCGCCGCCGCGTTGATTCGCATCGGCGAGGACCAGCGCCGCCGCTTCGCCTGCTCCTTTGTGGGCGCGTCGGTCACCTGCCTGGTCGAGCACTTCGACGCCGACGGGGCCGCCTGCGGCTGGTCGGGTGCCTACCTCCCCTGCCGGGTCGCAGGCGTGGACCGGGCGGCGCTAGGCGAACTTATCACCTTCACCCCGGCTGCGGCGACAGGCGACACGCTCTACGG